From Candidatus Krumholzibacteriota bacterium, a single genomic window includes:
- a CDS encoding sigma-54-dependent Fis family transcriptional regulator — protein MSRILIVDDEEKIARLLTDGIAGEGYDVSSCPSGEEAVSRVEKEEFDVVVCDLRLGGIDGLEVLRRVKRISPSTDVLIMTAYASAKTAVEAMKEGAYEYLVKPFDMAEVLLLLRRVEERRRLIAENAALRGRVAAETAADRLVGPSPAIARVRELIAMVAPTGSPVLVTGESGTGKELVAAAIHEQSPRGDRPMIIINCAAVPETLLEAELFGYEKGAFTGATQRKPGHFRLADGSTLFLDEIGDMPLALQAKLLRAIDNGEILPLGGSKRVRIDVRIVAATNRDLSKRAAEGTFREDLFYRLNVFPIHVSPLRERREDIIPIAEVFLAGWNRPPDALPPESRRALERYDWPGNVRELKNIIERAVILAGDGPVTPGHIATAPGGGAGPDEALRALIGKRTLGEIEERMIRFAIEAAGGNKSRAAEILGITRRTLYSRLERMEPPDRA, from the coding sequence ATGAGCAGGATACTGATCGTTGACGACGAGGAGAAGATCGCCCGGCTGCTGACCGATGGCATCGCGGGCGAGGGGTACGACGTATCCTCCTGCCCGAGCGGAGAGGAGGCGGTCTCGCGCGTCGAGAAGGAGGAATTCGACGTCGTCGTCTGCGATCTGCGCCTCGGCGGAATCGACGGTCTCGAGGTGCTCCGTCGCGTCAAGCGGATCTCCCCCTCGACCGACGTGCTCATCATGACGGCATATGCGAGCGCGAAGACGGCGGTCGAGGCGATGAAGGAGGGAGCCTACGAGTATCTCGTCAAGCCCTTCGACATGGCCGAGGTCCTTCTCCTTTTGCGTCGCGTCGAGGAACGCCGGCGGCTGATCGCCGAGAACGCCGCGCTCAGGGGGCGGGTGGCCGCGGAGACGGCGGCCGATCGCCTCGTCGGCCCGTCGCCAGCCATCGCGCGCGTCCGCGAGCTGATCGCGATGGTGGCCCCCACCGGTTCTCCCGTCCTCGTCACGGGCGAGAGCGGCACGGGCAAGGAGCTGGTCGCCGCGGCGATCCACGAGCAGAGCCCCCGGGGGGACCGGCCGATGATCATCATCAACTGCGCCGCCGTTCCCGAGACGCTCCTCGAGGCGGAACTCTTCGGCTACGAGAAGGGCGCCTTCACCGGCGCGACACAGCGCAAGCCGGGGCATTTCCGGCTCGCCGACGGATCGACGCTCTTTCTCGACGAGATCGGCGACATGCCGCTCGCCCTCCAGGCGAAGCTCCTTCGCGCGATCGACAACGGGGAGATACTCCCCCTCGGCGGCTCGAAGCGCGTGCGCATCGACGTGAGGATCGTGGCGGCGACGAACCGGGATCTCTCGAAACGCGCGGCCGAGGGGACCTTCAGGGAGGATCTCTTCTACCGCCTGAACGTCTTCCCGATCCACGTGTCGCCGCTGCGCGAGCGCCGGGAGGACATCATCCCGATCGCGGAGGTCTTCCTCGCCGGGTGGAACCGCCCCCCCGACGCCCTGCCGCCCGAATCGCGGCGGGCGCTCGAACGCTACGACTGGCCGGGGAACGTGCGCGAGCTCAAGAACATCATCGAGCGGGCCGTCATTCTCGCAGGCGACGGTCCCGTGACGCCGGGACACATCGCGACGGCCCCGGGTGGCGGCGCCGGCCCCGACGAGGCGCTCCGCGCCCTCATCGGGAAGCGCACGCTCGGCGAGATCGAGGAGCGGATGATCCGTTTCGCCATCGAGGCGGCCGGCGGCAACAAGAGCCGCGCGGCCGAGATCCTCGGGATCACGCGACGGACGCTCTACAGCCGGCTCGAACGGATGGAGCCGCCGGACAGGGCATGA